Proteins from one Anastrepha obliqua isolate idAnaObli1 chromosome 2, idAnaObli1_1.0, whole genome shotgun sequence genomic window:
- the LOC129239659 gene encoding ataxin-8-like — protein MEAAIRSSVQVGGPPPTSGGQQQQQQHHHQQQQQQQQRGGNQQPQSHLHDNGPSPQHQQQQQQQHQHQQQQQQQQQQQQYHQQLSNLPTHLHPHHPPPQAQQQTAQQQQQNNSGSNNAQQQHQQQQQANMSAYQQRMAPGPSQIHR, from the coding sequence GTGGTCCACCACCAACATCAGGTggtcaacagcagcagcagcaacaccaccaccaacaacaacaacagcagcagcagcgcggTGGCAATCAACAGCCACAGTCGCACTTGCATGATAATGGACCATCGCCTCAgcatcaacagcaacagcaacaacagcatcagcatcagcagcaacaacaacaacagcagcagcagcagcagtatcATCAACAACTCAGTAACCTACCCACGCACCTCCATCCACATCACCCACCACCGCAAGCGCagcaacaaactgctcagcaacagcagcaaaataATAGCGGCAGTAATAACGCgcagcagcagcaccaacaacagcaacaggccAATATGTCGGCCTATCAGCAGCGCATGGCGCCTGGACCGTCGCAGATTCACAG